From Drosophila nasuta strain 15112-1781.00 chromosome X, ASM2355853v1, whole genome shotgun sequence, one genomic window encodes:
- the LOC132797001 gene encoding transcription factor Sp9 isoform X1: protein MLTDMTPTAGQLYGSQIPAMAGMNITNIASHLQKPQVNPDHPSLRGTPLAMLAAQCNKLSNKSPPPLADAAVGKGFHPWKKSPNSPAAGNSGTSGGGGGGGGGSAASGSGSSSVGQHSPCAISAASSSSSSGSGGGDTGQAGTRSSSILSSASSNSTMVNITASIYPYSRPLASSCAAVGSSPAASAYGSDLYFPNTATSTASMVADNHHMHQGLLGKVEGAPFGSVYSRHPYDWPFNAVSHKAAEAASVNSVNGWWDMHSAAAAGSWLDMGSAAVQAAGMHSTMANYANAAAAGSDYSSALSHSLSNTAHLLGSGQHLLQDTYKSMLPGQGVGVGVGVGGFSLPHSSPSAAAASAASPQTSSPSTPSPRSQRRYAGRATCDCPNCQEAERLGPAGVHLRKKNIHSCHIPGCGKVYGKTSHLKAHLRWHTGERPFVCNWLFCGKRFTRSDELQRHLRTHTGEKRFACPVCNKRFMRSDHLAKHVKTHNGTAPNGIGGIKKGSSESCSDSEDPANQSGESNGLGGASSGQQTGAVGGGGGGSATSSSNGASGNGNGSGTSNGPVAASSNRSVAGGSHPGTPTSLHAHSASSTPSGSGSSLLGGGLHLATPHQMVAAGGSPVMLHQQQQQQQQQQHQQQQQHQQHQQHQQQQQQQHQQHQQQQQQHQQFSQQHSHPHTHLHHHHHHLVTGASASSPGLDHRLDHSALVDIKPPMV, encoded by the exons GATCATCCCAGTCTGCGCGGCACTCCGCTGGCCATGCTGGCCGCCCAGTGCAATAAGCTGTCGAACAAATCGCCGCCGCCGCTCGCGGACGCGGCTGTGGGCAAAGGATTCCATCCGTGGAAGAAGAGTCCCAACTCGCCAGCAGCGGGCAACAGTGGCACATCCGGTGGAGGCGGAGGTGGAGGCGGAGGCAGTGCGGCCAGCGGCAGTGGAAGCAGCAGCGTTGGCCAGCACTCACCATGCGCCATTTCAGCAGCCAGCTCCTCAAGTTCCAGCGGCAGCGGAGGAGGAGACACCGGGCAGGCAGGgacacgcagcagcagcatcttaTCGAGtgcgagcagcaacagcacgaTGGTGAACATCACAGCTAG TATCTATCCTTACAGTCGACCTCTGGCCTCGTCGTGCGCCGCCGTCGGCAGCTCACCGGCAGCCAGCGCCTACGGCAGCGATCTGTATTTTCCCAACACCGCAACCTCCACCGCCAGCATGGTGGCCGACAATCATCACATGCACCAAGGTCTCCTCGGGAAGGTGGAGGGCGCCCCCTTTGGATCGGTGTACTCACGCCATCCCTACGATTGGCCCTTCAATGCCGTCTCGCACAAAGCCGCGGAGGCGGCCAGCGTTAACTCCGTCAACGGATGGTGGGACATGCACAGCGCTGCGGCTGCCGGCAGCTGGTTGGACATGGGAAGCGCAGCGGTTCAGGCCGCAGGGATGCACTCGACGATGGCGAACTATGCGaatgccgctgctgctggcagcgATTACAGTTCGGCGCTGTCGCATTCGCTCTCGAATACCGCCCACCTGCTGGGCTCCGGTCAGCATCTGCTGCAGGACACCTACAAGAGCATGCTGCCGGGTCAGGGCGTGGGCGTCGGGGTGGGCGTGGGTGGCTTCTCGTTGCCACACAGCTCGCCATCGGCGGCAGCAGCGAGCGCTGCCTCGCCACAAACATCGTCGCCATCGACGCCATCGCCGAGATCGCAGCGTCGCTATGCGGGACGTGCCACATGCGATTGCCCGAACTGTCAGGAGGCGGAGCGTTTGGGTCCGGCTGGGGTGCATTTGCGGAAGAAGAACATCCATTCGTGCCACATTCCGGGCTGTGGCAAGGTGTACGGGAAGACGTCGCATCTGAAGGCGCATCTGCGCTGGCACACCGGCGAGCGTCCCTTTGTGTGCAACTGGCTGTTCTGCGGCAAGCGTTTCACGCGCTCCGACGAGCTGCAGCGGCATCTGCGGACGCACACCGGCGAGAAGCGCTTTGCTTGCCCCGTGTGCAACAAGCGCTTTATGCGCAGCGACCATCTGGCCAAGCACGTGAAGACCCACAACGGCACCGCCCCGAATGGCATCGGTGGCATTAAGAAGGGCTCCTCGGAGTCGTGCAGCGATTCCGAGGATCCCGCCAATCAGTCGGGTGAGTCGAACGGGCTGGGCGGCGCGTCCAGTGGCCAACAGACGGGCGCCGTTGGTGGCGGCGGGGGTGGCTCcgcaaccagcagcagcaatggagccagtggcaatggcaatggcagtgGCACAAGCAACGGCCCCGTTGCTGCTAGCTCCAATCGGTCGGTAGCCGGTGGCAGCCATCCCGGCACCCCAACCTCGCTGCACGCGCACAGCGCCTCAAGCACGcccagcggcagcggcagcagtcTGCTGGGCGGCGGTCTGCACCTGGCCACGCCGCACCAGATGGTCGCCGCGGGCGGCTCGCCGGTGATGttgcatcagcagcagcagcagcaacagcagcagcaacatcaacagcaacagcaacatcaacaacatcagcaacatcaacaacagcagcagcagcaacatcaacagcatcaacaacaacaacagcaacatcagcaattCTCGCAGCAACATTCCCATCCACACACGCATTtacatcaccatcatcatcacctGGTCACAGGCGCATCGGCCTCCAGTCCAGGGCTGGATCATCGACTCGATCACAGCGCCCTGGTCGATATCAAGCCGCCGATGGTTTGA
- the LOC132797001 gene encoding transcription factor Sp9 isoform X2, with amino-acid sequence MLTDMTPTAGQLYGSQIPAMAGMNITNIASHLQKPQVNPDHPSLRGTPLAMLAAQCNKLSNKSPPPLADAAVGKGFHPWKKSPNSPAAGNSGTSGGGGGGGGGSAASGSGSSSVGQHSPCAISAASSSSSSGSGGGDTGQAGTRSSSILSSASSNSTMVNITASRPLASSCAAVGSSPAASAYGSDLYFPNTATSTASMVADNHHMHQGLLGKVEGAPFGSVYSRHPYDWPFNAVSHKAAEAASVNSVNGWWDMHSAAAAGSWLDMGSAAVQAAGMHSTMANYANAAAAGSDYSSALSHSLSNTAHLLGSGQHLLQDTYKSMLPGQGVGVGVGVGGFSLPHSSPSAAAASAASPQTSSPSTPSPRSQRRYAGRATCDCPNCQEAERLGPAGVHLRKKNIHSCHIPGCGKVYGKTSHLKAHLRWHTGERPFVCNWLFCGKRFTRSDELQRHLRTHTGEKRFACPVCNKRFMRSDHLAKHVKTHNGTAPNGIGGIKKGSSESCSDSEDPANQSGESNGLGGASSGQQTGAVGGGGGGSATSSSNGASGNGNGSGTSNGPVAASSNRSVAGGSHPGTPTSLHAHSASSTPSGSGSSLLGGGLHLATPHQMVAAGGSPVMLHQQQQQQQQQQHQQQQQHQQHQQHQQQQQQQHQQHQQQQQQHQQFSQQHSHPHTHLHHHHHHLVTGASASSPGLDHRLDHSALVDIKPPMV; translated from the exons GATCATCCCAGTCTGCGCGGCACTCCGCTGGCCATGCTGGCCGCCCAGTGCAATAAGCTGTCGAACAAATCGCCGCCGCCGCTCGCGGACGCGGCTGTGGGCAAAGGATTCCATCCGTGGAAGAAGAGTCCCAACTCGCCAGCAGCGGGCAACAGTGGCACATCCGGTGGAGGCGGAGGTGGAGGCGGAGGCAGTGCGGCCAGCGGCAGTGGAAGCAGCAGCGTTGGCCAGCACTCACCATGCGCCATTTCAGCAGCCAGCTCCTCAAGTTCCAGCGGCAGCGGAGGAGGAGACACCGGGCAGGCAGGgacacgcagcagcagcatcttaTCGAGtgcgagcagcaacagcacgaTGGTGAACATCACAGCTAG TCGACCTCTGGCCTCGTCGTGCGCCGCCGTCGGCAGCTCACCGGCAGCCAGCGCCTACGGCAGCGATCTGTATTTTCCCAACACCGCAACCTCCACCGCCAGCATGGTGGCCGACAATCATCACATGCACCAAGGTCTCCTCGGGAAGGTGGAGGGCGCCCCCTTTGGATCGGTGTACTCACGCCATCCCTACGATTGGCCCTTCAATGCCGTCTCGCACAAAGCCGCGGAGGCGGCCAGCGTTAACTCCGTCAACGGATGGTGGGACATGCACAGCGCTGCGGCTGCCGGCAGCTGGTTGGACATGGGAAGCGCAGCGGTTCAGGCCGCAGGGATGCACTCGACGATGGCGAACTATGCGaatgccgctgctgctggcagcgATTACAGTTCGGCGCTGTCGCATTCGCTCTCGAATACCGCCCACCTGCTGGGCTCCGGTCAGCATCTGCTGCAGGACACCTACAAGAGCATGCTGCCGGGTCAGGGCGTGGGCGTCGGGGTGGGCGTGGGTGGCTTCTCGTTGCCACACAGCTCGCCATCGGCGGCAGCAGCGAGCGCTGCCTCGCCACAAACATCGTCGCCATCGACGCCATCGCCGAGATCGCAGCGTCGCTATGCGGGACGTGCCACATGCGATTGCCCGAACTGTCAGGAGGCGGAGCGTTTGGGTCCGGCTGGGGTGCATTTGCGGAAGAAGAACATCCATTCGTGCCACATTCCGGGCTGTGGCAAGGTGTACGGGAAGACGTCGCATCTGAAGGCGCATCTGCGCTGGCACACCGGCGAGCGTCCCTTTGTGTGCAACTGGCTGTTCTGCGGCAAGCGTTTCACGCGCTCCGACGAGCTGCAGCGGCATCTGCGGACGCACACCGGCGAGAAGCGCTTTGCTTGCCCCGTGTGCAACAAGCGCTTTATGCGCAGCGACCATCTGGCCAAGCACGTGAAGACCCACAACGGCACCGCCCCGAATGGCATCGGTGGCATTAAGAAGGGCTCCTCGGAGTCGTGCAGCGATTCCGAGGATCCCGCCAATCAGTCGGGTGAGTCGAACGGGCTGGGCGGCGCGTCCAGTGGCCAACAGACGGGCGCCGTTGGTGGCGGCGGGGGTGGCTCcgcaaccagcagcagcaatggagccagtggcaatggcaatggcagtgGCACAAGCAACGGCCCCGTTGCTGCTAGCTCCAATCGGTCGGTAGCCGGTGGCAGCCATCCCGGCACCCCAACCTCGCTGCACGCGCACAGCGCCTCAAGCACGcccagcggcagcggcagcagtcTGCTGGGCGGCGGTCTGCACCTGGCCACGCCGCACCAGATGGTCGCCGCGGGCGGCTCGCCGGTGATGttgcatcagcagcagcagcagcaacagcagcagcaacatcaacagcaacagcaacatcaacaacatcagcaacatcaacaacagcagcagcagcaacatcaacagcatcaacaacaacaacagcaacatcagcaattCTCGCAGCAACATTCCCATCCACACACGCATTtacatcaccatcatcatcacctGGTCACAGGCGCATCGGCCTCCAGTCCAGGGCTGGATCATCGACTCGATCACAGCGCCCTGGTCGATATCAAGCCGCCGATGGTTTGA